In one window of Brenneria goodwinii DNA:
- the yihX gene encoding glucose-1-phosphatase translates to MLYIFDLGNVVIDIDFNRVLGVWSRLSSAPLATLKERFVMGETFEQHERGEISDEVFAEQLCHEMGIALSFEQFSAGWQAIFVALRPEVINIMQLLRKEGHRVVILSNTNRLHCGHWPVLFPEVEEAADRLYLSQDIGARKPEASIYHYVLTQEGVTPDQAVFFDDNPANIAAAQALGIRSILVKDRQVVPDFFAAQTAAVSE, encoded by the coding sequence ACCGTGTATTAGGCGTATGGAGCAGGTTGAGCAGTGCGCCGCTGGCCACGCTGAAAGAGCGGTTTGTGATGGGCGAAACCTTTGAACAGCATGAACGCGGTGAAATCAGTGATGAAGTGTTTGCCGAGCAGTTATGCCATGAAATGGGCATCGCGCTGAGCTTTGAGCAGTTTTCCGCAGGCTGGCAGGCTATTTTTGTCGCATTGCGTCCCGAAGTCATCAATATCATGCAGTTGCTTCGTAAAGAAGGGCACCGGGTGGTGATCCTTTCCAACACCAATCGTTTGCATTGCGGTCATTGGCCCGTTTTGTTCCCGGAAGTGGAAGAAGCGGCCGATCGTCTTTATCTCTCTCAGGATATCGGCGCACGCAAGCCTGAAGCGTCCATCTATCACTATGTGTTGACGCAGGAAGGGGTTACGCCGGATCAAGCCGTCTTCTTTGATGACAACCCCGCCAATATCGCCGCCGCTCAGGCGCTGGGTATCCGCAGCATTTTGGTTAAAGACCGTCAGGTGGTTCCGGACTTTTTTGCCGCGCAAACCGCCGCTGTCAGTGAGTAA
- the fabY gene encoding fatty acid biosynthesis protein FabY translates to MYHLRVPQTAEELDAYYQFRWEMLRKPLHQPLGSERDAYDALAHHQTVVDEQGRLVAIGRLSINADNEASIRFLAVHPDVRGKGLGTLLAITLESVARQEGVKRVVCSAREDAMAFFAKLGFVNQGEITAAQTTPIRHFLMIKPVATLDDILHRPDWCGQLQQAWYDRIPLSEKMGVRITQYTGQKFITTMPETGNQNPHRTLFAGSMFSLATLTGWGLIWLLLRERHLGGTIILADAHIRYSTPITGRPSAIADLGSLSGDLDRLARGRKARVQLKVELFGDDKKGSLFEGVYIVLPATPEAPLEKGGSDIR, encoded by the coding sequence ATGTATCACCTGAGAGTACCGCAAACCGCAGAAGAACTTGATGCGTACTATCAATTCCGCTGGGAGATGTTGCGTAAACCGCTACACCAACCGCTGGGATCTGAACGCGATGCTTATGATGCCTTAGCGCACCATCAGACGGTGGTGGATGAACAGGGGCGGCTGGTGGCGATCGGCCGGCTATCGATCAATGCCGATAACGAAGCGTCAATCCGCTTTCTGGCGGTTCACCCCGATGTTCGGGGCAAGGGGCTGGGAACGTTGCTGGCGATCACGCTGGAGTCGGTGGCGCGGCAGGAAGGGGTAAAACGCGTAGTCTGTAGCGCCCGCGAGGATGCGATGGCGTTTTTCGCCAAACTGGGCTTTGTGAATCAGGGCGAAATTACCGCAGCGCAGACCACGCCAATACGGCATTTTCTGATGATCAAACCGGTAGCGACGCTGGATGATATCCTGCATCGGCCCGACTGGTGCGGGCAATTGCAGCAAGCCTGGTACGATCGCATTCCGTTGAGTGAAAAAATGGGGGTGCGAATCACGCAGTATACCGGGCAAAAATTTATTACTACCATGCCGGAAACCGGCAACCAGAATCCCCATCGTACCCTATTTGCCGGCAGCATGTTTTCTCTTGCCACCCTGACGGGATGGGGCCTGATCTGGCTGTTGCTGCGGGAAAGACATTTAGGCGGCACGATTATTCTGGCCGATGCGCACATTCGCTATAGTACGCCGATCACCGGCAGGCCAAGCGCTATCGCCGATCTTGGCTCATTGAGCGGCGATCTGGATCGTTTGGCCCGCGGACGCAAAGCCAGAGTTCAATTAAAAGTGGAACTGTTCGGGGATGATAAAAAAGGCTCGTTGTTTGAGGGCGTCTATATCGTATTACCCGCCACGCCGGAAGCGCCTTTGGAGAAGGGCGGATCCGATATCAGGTGA
- the dtd gene encoding D-aminoacyl-tRNA deacylase yields MIALIQRVSSASVTVDGAIVGEIGSGLLVLLGVEQGDNEQKAARLCERVLGYRIFSDDNGKMNLNIRQAGGGVLVVSQFTLVADTQKGMRPGFSRGAHPTEADRLYQYFAGQCREQGVHTETGRFAADMKVALVNDGPVTFWLQV; encoded by the coding sequence ATGATCGCGTTAATTCAACGGGTTTCCAGCGCTAGCGTTACTGTAGACGGTGCGATCGTTGGGGAGATCGGGAGCGGGCTGTTGGTATTGTTGGGCGTTGAGCAAGGCGATAACGAACAAAAAGCCGCGCGCCTTTGTGAGCGGGTTCTCGGTTACCGTATATTCAGTGACGACAATGGCAAAATGAACCTTAATATCCGCCAGGCGGGCGGCGGTGTGTTGGTGGTGTCGCAGTTTACGCTGGTGGCCGATACCCAGAAAGGCATGCGGCCCGGTTTTTCCCGTGGCGCCCACCCGACGGAGGCCGACCGCCTCTATCAATATTTTGCCGGACAGTGCCGCGAACAGGGCGTTCATACTGAAACCGGGCGTTTTGCGGCGGATATGAAAGTAGCGCTGGTTAATGACGGTCCGGTGACGTTCTGGCTGCAAGTATAA